In Saccharomyces eubayanus strain FM1318 chromosome VI, whole genome shotgun sequence, the DNA window GTTTcccatttcaaaaattctaaTAGTCTTGCCCTGGCAATAACGTCCAAGTCCACAGTGACCTCATCAAGCAGCAGGACTCTCCATGGTTTCAAAAGACCCATGGCTAATTGcactcttcttttttgccCATCACTCAGCCTGTGCATTCTCCAGCGCACGTCAATGTCTAGAATCCtaaccaatttttcacctCTTTCTCTAAAATGGTCAAACCCGATACTCTCTAACAGTTCCATGACCCCAATGTCCCTATTAATGATGCTCATGTGACACCATTCTGTACCCAGATAAGTGGTCGTTTGGTAGTTCGTAGAATCCTCAACACTTTCGTCATCGTCTACTTGGTTCATGGACAAGGGACTGAATGGGTCAAGGCCATTCACCATGATCTTGCCGTCGAGGCAAAGATGCTTACCACTTAGTAACTTCAAAAGGGTGGATTTACCGGCACCATTTGCACCTACAACTAAAGACCTCGTATTCCATGGGATCTCCAAATTGATGTTAACAACAGATGGTTCAGAACTTTCCTTAAACTTATACGTCAAGTCACGCACTTCAATAGCAAACTGGGAAACCATTTTAACAATTATGTACTTACTATAGTACTATCTTTTGGAAGTATGGATTGCCTTCTCCTTaaatctctctttttttttttcaaccttTTCATAATTGAAGTCATCCTCGAAGAAAATCCCGCAGAGACTGGGACTAAGACTCGTTATAATTATTATAATACGTACGTTTTCTATGTTATAGATATGGAGAATATGTTACGTATTATCTATTTGGGCGTCCAAACCTCAAGATATCTTTGATTGGATCCATCCAGACGTTATTGACGTTATGCAAATTCATATTCACATGTGACAGGTCTTTCAACTTTGTGGATATCATGTATCGTAAACTGAGTACTAGACTTAACGACCTCGTGTTCCGTAGTTGGTACAGGATGGCCACGATTCCGATTAGTAAAGATATCTTGCCCCATTTATCATACTTAGGGGGCAAAAAATGGCCCAGCCTCTGGACTAGTGCCCTTGTCTTGGACCTAGTTGCGATTCCGTCGtgtttgttcttcttaTACTGTTCGTTCATCTTAGTTTGTTCGTCTAGGTAGAAAACAACGGCGTCCATTTGGAAACTGGATGGGT includes these proteins:
- the CAF16 gene encoding putative ATP-binding cassette family ATPase CAF16, producing the protein MVSQFAIEVRDLTYKFKESSEPSVVNINLEIPWNTRSLVVGANGAGKSTLLKLLSGKHLCLDGKIMVNGLDPFSPLSMNQVDDDESVEDSTNYQTTTYLGTEWCHMSIINRDIGVMELLESIGFDHFRERGEKLVRILDIDVRWRMHRLSDGQKRRVQLAMGLLKPWRVLLLDEVTVDLDVIARARLLEFLKWETETRRCSVVYATHIFDGLAKWPDQVYHMKSGKILNKLDFLKDVEFSEVVNAKVNGQVAFDEDSDKVVISKVNSLHPLALEWLKRDNQIPDKEIGI